A single Ponticoccus alexandrii DNA region contains:
- a CDS encoding response regulator transcription factor, producing MRILLIEDDTTLGAAVRDQIAADGQSVDWVTRLDAASDAMAATSYDLILLDLMLPDGRGIGFLKVLRTRGDVTPVIILTALDQVSDRIEGLNGGADDYLVKPFDLSELSARIGSVARRYSGNPNPILTHGPLDIDLAARSVHRDGRHVPLTAREWALFEAFLARPGQLLSKAQLEEKLYAFDAEVESNTIEVHVSRLRKKLGSAIIETERGMGYRLGRP from the coding sequence ATGCGCATATTGCTGATCGAAGACGACACGACCCTCGGCGCTGCCGTGCGCGACCAGATCGCAGCCGATGGCCAGTCAGTGGATTGGGTTACGCGGTTGGATGCGGCGAGCGATGCCATGGCTGCTACGTCCTACGACTTGATCCTGCTCGACCTGATGCTGCCGGACGGGCGTGGCATCGGATTCCTCAAGGTTTTGCGCACGCGGGGCGACGTGACGCCGGTCATCATTCTTACCGCACTCGACCAAGTGTCGGACCGCATCGAAGGCCTCAACGGGGGCGCAGACGACTACCTTGTGAAGCCTTTCGACCTTTCGGAACTGTCGGCGCGGATCGGATCGGTCGCGCGGCGCTACAGCGGCAACCCCAACCCGATCCTGACCCATGGACCGCTCGACATCGACCTTGCCGCGCGCAGCGTCCATCGGGATGGCCGACATGTGCCGCTGACGGCGCGGGAATGGGCGCTCTTCGAAGCGTTCCTCGCGCGCCCCGGGCAACTCCTGTCTAAGGCGCAGTTGGAGGAGAAGCTCTACGCTTTCGACGCCGAGGTCGAGAGCAACACCATCGAGGTCCATGTCAGCCGCCTGCGGAAGAAACTGGGGAGCGCAATCATCGAGACCGAGCGCGGCATGGGCTACCGCCTGGGCAGGCCATGA
- a CDS encoding PepSY domain-containing protein, with protein sequence MKKTLTIIGFLAVFPAGAVLADDDCFVPMADWQPRDAVARLAEENGWAVRRIKIDDGCYEIDGRDAQGRAIEVTVHPATLEVIEFEFEDDEDDRRDRDHERRDDD encoded by the coding sequence ATGAAGAAGACATTGACAATTATCGGCTTTCTCGCGGTCTTCCCGGCCGGCGCGGTGCTGGCTGACGACGACTGCTTCGTCCCGATGGCTGATTGGCAGCCGCGCGACGCGGTTGCCCGTCTTGCCGAGGAAAATGGCTGGGCGGTTCGCCGCATCAAGATCGACGATGGCTGCTACGAAATTGACGGCCGGGATGCCCAGGGGCGTGCGATCGAGGTGACGGTCCACCCGGCCACGCTGGAAGTAATCGAGTTCGAGTTTGAGGACGACGAGGATGATCGTCGTGACCGCGATCACGAGAGACGCGACGATGACTGA
- a CDS encoding DUF2271 domain-containing protein, which produces MKSLLATLALTTALTLPGLAMARPVTLTTTLNNYGGDGAYLALYVTDASGAYVGSLWMAGDKSKYYEHLSDWYRATGGDTAQVNGITGASVGAGRTLEITLDLADALFDAGYTLHIDAAVEDMRDSPNEVAVPLTTDGAGTPVTGRRYIASFAYDM; this is translated from the coding sequence ATGAAATCGCTTCTCGCAACGCTCGCGCTGACCACGGCGCTGACGCTTCCCGGCCTCGCCATGGCGCGGCCGGTGACCCTGACCACGACCCTCAACAATTACGGCGGCGACGGGGCCTATCTCGCGCTCTACGTCACCGACGCCTCCGGCGCCTATGTCGGCAGCCTGTGGATGGCGGGAGACAAGTCCAAGTACTACGAGCATCTGAGCGACTGGTACCGCGCCACCGGCGGCGACACCGCGCAGGTCAACGGCATCACCGGCGCCAGCGTCGGCGCGGGCCGCACGCTCGAGATAACGCTCGACCTGGCCGACGCATTGTTCGACGCGGGCTACACGCTCCACATCGACGCGGCCGTCGAGGACATGCGCGACAGCCCGAACGAGGTGGCCGTCCCGCTCACGACCGATGGCGCGGGCACGCCGGTGACCGGGCGCCGGTACATCGCCAGCTTCGCCTACGACATGTGA
- a CDS encoding ATP-binding protein, whose amino-acid sequence MRWPASLQARLGLSVGLVLTMLWLLAATVTAVIVRAEMDEVFDSALRETAERILPLAVTDIVGREDQGVTQRLAPIREHDEFFTYLIRDAEGRVLLQSHAADPTVFPSYDGPGFRQTATHRLYSDAALQDTIRITVAEPLAHRMSVAREIQMGLGLPLLIVLPVALIAIILAVRFSLDPLRRFRARLEARGARDLSQVPHEGLPTEIGPLADTLNSLLARLREAFEAERSFAANAAHELRTPLAGAIAQAQRLRSETKDRAAAQRATDIEETLKRLTRRTERMMQLARAEGGRLRMDKSSDLRGVARIVVDDIGRTGTPDRIRLNLPDMAVMSDLDPDAFAILCRNLVENALRHGGQTTPVDVTLTASGQFTVANDGPVVPSETLNRLTARFERASATADGSGLGLAIVAAITERIGSRLVLQSPRPDRTTGFQVSLRLPIEDSE is encoded by the coding sequence ATGAGGTGGCCCGCCAGCCTGCAGGCACGGCTCGGACTGTCGGTGGGGCTGGTGCTGACGATGCTGTGGCTTCTCGCAGCGACGGTGACGGCCGTCATCGTCCGAGCCGAAATGGACGAGGTCTTCGACAGCGCGCTCCGTGAGACAGCGGAGCGGATCCTGCCGCTGGCCGTTACCGACATCGTCGGGCGGGAAGATCAGGGTGTGACCCAGCGGCTCGCCCCGATCCGTGAGCATGACGAGTTCTTCACCTATCTCATACGGGATGCCGAAGGCCGCGTCCTGTTGCAATCACATGCGGCGGACCCCACCGTGTTCCCCTCCTATGACGGGCCCGGGTTTCGCCAGACCGCGACGCACCGTCTCTACAGCGACGCGGCGCTTCAGGACACGATCCGCATCACAGTGGCCGAGCCGCTGGCCCACCGCATGTCGGTGGCTCGCGAAATCCAGATGGGTCTCGGCCTGCCCTTGCTGATCGTGCTTCCAGTGGCCTTGATCGCGATCATCCTGGCAGTTCGCTTCAGCCTTGATCCTCTGCGCCGGTTCCGCGCGCGGCTGGAAGCACGTGGCGCTCGCGACCTTTCGCAGGTTCCTCACGAGGGGCTTCCAACTGAAATCGGCCCGTTGGCTGATACGCTGAACAGCCTGCTGGCCAGATTGCGCGAGGCGTTCGAGGCCGAGCGAAGCTTCGCCGCGAATGCCGCTCACGAGTTACGCACACCACTCGCGGGAGCGATCGCGCAGGCGCAGAGGCTCAGGTCGGAAACCAAGGACCGAGCGGCTGCACAACGTGCGACCGACATCGAGGAGACGCTGAAAAGGCTGACGCGACGCACAGAACGCATGATGCAACTGGCGCGGGCAGAAGGCGGGCGATTGAGGATGGACAAAAGCTCGGATCTGAGGGGGGTTGCGAGAATTGTGGTGGATGATATTGGCCGCACGGGCACACCAGACCGTATCAGGCTGAATCTTCCCGACATGGCTGTCATGTCAGATCTTGATCCCGACGCCTTTGCTATCCTGTGCCGGAACCTCGTGGAAAACGCTCTTCGTCATGGGGGACAGACTACCCCGGTCGACGTCACTCTGACCGCATCTGGCCAATTTACGGTGGCGAATGACGGCCCTGTCGTGCCGAGCGAAACGCTCAACCGGCTGACAGCGCGTTTCGAGCGGGCAAGTGCCACCGCCGACGGCAGCGGCCTGGGTCTTGCCATCGTCGCCGCAATAACAGAGCGGATCGGCAGCCGCCTTGTCCTTCAATCGCCGCGGCCGGACCGGACCACAGGCTTTCAAGTATCGCTCAGGTTGCCGATAGAAGACAGCGAGTGA
- a CDS encoding ferredoxin reductase family protein produces the protein MIVVTAITRDATMTDTAHRDGNVSAPGLPPLSRLSLNSPLALTGPVLVALPCLLAGLLGLNTYAPYGADAALGIAVGAAAVVAMAQTLILAARPPLVEPLFGGLDRMYRVHKWLGISAMVLMILHQQIEPDFERLVRETSLGELGEEAGELAFNALLAMVAVSWFRRLPFIGLEIPYQLWRFSHRFMGALFAIVVFHQFFVDMPSGVDPTLMLVLNAFGIAGVVAWIFTELLAPHLRRKDFTVSEISQTGDTTTLTLTPRGRAMWWRPGQFAFIRAPEVGLSEPHPFTIAGAPRPDGTMTFSIRALGGWTRSLPATLQTGTRVQVEGPYGRFDFRKGGARQIWLAGGIGITPFLAWAESLTEADSREIHLIHCVRTQEEAIGLETLRAAAARNPRFSFEVVATARDGRLTAERLISTAPFTVRQADLWFCGPTGLKDGVLKGLKAEGQTPRRVRFEQFEFA, from the coding sequence ATGATCGTCGTGACCGCGATCACGAGAGACGCGACGATGACTGATACGGCGCATCGTGATGGTAATGTCTCCGCGCCGGGCCTTCCTCCACTCTCTCGGCTTTCCCTCAACTCTCCTCTGGCTCTGACGGGCCCTGTGCTGGTGGCGCTGCCATGCCTGCTGGCGGGTCTGCTCGGGTTGAACACCTATGCGCCTTATGGTGCGGATGCAGCACTTGGCATTGCCGTCGGGGCCGCGGCAGTTGTCGCGATGGCTCAGACCTTGATCCTCGCCGCACGGCCGCCACTGGTGGAACCATTGTTCGGCGGTCTCGACCGCATGTACCGGGTCCACAAATGGCTCGGCATTTCCGCAATGGTCCTGATGATCCTGCACCAACAGATAGAGCCGGATTTCGAGCGTTTGGTGCGTGAAACCTCCCTAGGGGAACTGGGTGAAGAGGCAGGCGAACTCGCCTTCAACGCGCTTCTCGCCATGGTTGCTGTCAGCTGGTTCCGGAGATTGCCCTTCATCGGGCTCGAGATTCCCTATCAGCTCTGGCGGTTCAGCCATCGTTTCATGGGAGCTCTTTTTGCAATCGTGGTGTTTCACCAGTTTTTTGTCGACATGCCTTCTGGGGTGGACCCGACATTGATGTTGGTGCTGAATGCTTTCGGCATCGCCGGAGTTGTCGCCTGGATCTTCACCGAGTTGCTCGCTCCGCACCTGCGGCGCAAAGACTTCACCGTCAGCGAGATCAGCCAGACCGGTGACACGACCACCTTGACGCTCACCCCCAGAGGCCGGGCAATGTGGTGGCGGCCTGGGCAATTCGCCTTCATTCGAGCGCCGGAGGTTGGGCTGTCCGAGCCGCACCCGTTCACGATCGCAGGTGCGCCGCGCCCTGATGGCACTATGACGTTCTCCATCCGGGCTCTGGGTGGCTGGACACGGAGCCTTCCCGCAACCTTGCAGACCGGAACGCGCGTGCAGGTTGAGGGCCCCTATGGCCGCTTCGATTTCCGCAAGGGCGGTGCGCGCCAGATCTGGCTTGCCGGTGGCATCGGCATCACGCCGTTCCTCGCCTGGGCGGAAAGCCTGACCGAAGCGGATAGTCGCGAAATTCACCTCATCCACTGCGTTCGGACGCAAGAGGAGGCGATCGGGCTGGAGACGTTGCGCGCTGCGGCCGCCCGCAATCCGAGATTCAGTTTCGAGGTGGTCGCCACGGCGCGCGATGGCAGGCTCACGGCTGAACGGCTGATCAGCACCGCCCCTTTCACGGTCAGGCAAGCCGATCTGTGGTTCTGTGGCCCAACCGGCCTGAAGGACGGGGTCCTCAAGGGCTTGAAAGCAGAAGGCCAAACGCCTCGACGTGTCCGTTTCGAGCAGTTCGAATTCGCCTGA
- a CDS encoding heavy metal translocating P-type ATPase, which produces MEQNRTDRFKTAILLIASTGLIAGLLFYFSGRPNSANLIWIAGVVPALAALVVEILRSLRSGEVGLDIVAALSMSAALVFGETLAAAVVAVMYSGGTFLEAFAEGRARRSMQDLLSRVPRTATRHRNGGLEDVPLDEIAPGDRLLIRQGDVVPVDGTVASDTAFLDTSALTGESLPVRLARGADAMSGSTNAGEAFDLAATREAKDSTYAGIVRLVEEAQASKAPMSRLADRWSLGFLAVTVSIAFAAWWFTGDPIRAVAVLVVATPCPLILAVPVALVAGLSRAAHFGVLIKGAGPLETMARIRTLILDKTGTLTDGRPQIVSIDSHDGMAEGDILRFAAALDQASKHPVAQAIVAAAKERGFSLPVPSEVAEFPGEGVMGHVEGHSVIVGGDGFVVARVGRMGDDHPAKGAGSVLVAVAVDGHMAGHLVMSDPLRDGAGAMLEGLRREGIARILLATGDRADVAERVTEGLGLDGLRAGLTPDQKVLLVLSERKHGPVMMVGDGVNDAPALAAADVGVAMGARGAAASAEAADVVLLVDRIDRLGPGIEIARGARRIAVESVVAGIGLSVMGMIAAAFGYLTPVQGALLQEVIDVAVILNALRALRIAPHEPTIPNPKPASGGQADKLQGATP; this is translated from the coding sequence ATGGAACAGAACCGCACCGATCGCTTCAAGACCGCTATCCTGCTCATTGCCTCGACCGGCCTGATTGCGGGACTTCTCTTCTACTTTTCCGGCCGACCCAACTCTGCGAACCTGATCTGGATCGCCGGCGTCGTTCCCGCGCTCGCAGCACTCGTGGTCGAAATCCTGCGCAGCCTGCGCTCCGGCGAGGTGGGCCTCGATATCGTCGCCGCCCTCTCGATGTCGGCGGCGCTCGTCTTCGGCGAAACGCTCGCCGCGGCGGTCGTTGCGGTGATGTATTCCGGCGGCACCTTCCTTGAGGCCTTCGCAGAAGGCCGCGCCCGGCGCTCGATGCAGGACCTTCTGTCGCGCGTTCCGCGGACCGCGACCCGCCACCGCAACGGCGGCCTCGAAGACGTGCCCCTCGACGAGATCGCCCCCGGTGATCGCCTGCTGATCCGGCAGGGCGACGTGGTTCCGGTAGACGGCACGGTGGCCTCCGACACGGCCTTCCTCGACACCTCGGCGCTGACCGGCGAGTCCCTGCCAGTCCGGCTGGCGCGCGGGGCCGACGCCATGAGCGGTTCGACCAACGCGGGCGAGGCCTTCGACCTTGCGGCGACGCGCGAGGCGAAGGACAGCACCTATGCCGGGATCGTCCGGCTGGTGGAAGAGGCGCAGGCGTCGAAGGCGCCGATGTCGCGGCTGGCCGACCGCTGGTCGCTGGGGTTTCTCGCTGTCACCGTCAGCATCGCCTTTGCGGCCTGGTGGTTCACCGGCGACCCGATCCGGGCCGTTGCCGTGCTGGTCGTCGCCACGCCCTGTCCTCTGATCCTTGCCGTGCCGGTCGCGTTGGTCGCCGGGCTGTCACGCGCGGCGCATTTTGGCGTGTTGATCAAGGGCGCGGGGCCGCTCGAGACGATGGCGCGCATCCGCACGCTGATCCTCGACAAGACCGGTACGCTGACCGACGGCCGGCCGCAGATCGTCTCGATTGACAGCCATGATGGCATGGCCGAGGGCGACATCCTGCGCTTCGCTGCCGCGCTCGATCAGGCTTCCAAGCATCCTGTCGCCCAGGCCATTGTCGCAGCCGCGAAAGAACGGGGCTTCTCGTTGCCCGTGCCATCCGAGGTTGCCGAGTTTCCGGGTGAAGGGGTGATGGGTCATGTCGAGGGCCACAGCGTGATCGTCGGCGGCGACGGTTTCGTTGTGGCCCGCGTTGGGCGAATGGGAGACGATCACCCCGCGAAGGGCGCGGGATCGGTCTTGGTCGCGGTCGCGGTCGACGGTCACATGGCGGGGCATCTGGTGATGTCCGACCCGTTGCGCGACGGCGCGGGCGCGATGCTCGAAGGCCTGCGCCGCGAGGGTATCGCGCGGATCCTGCTAGCGACCGGAGACCGCGCGGACGTGGCCGAGCGTGTCACCGAGGGGCTTGGGCTCGACGGTCTGCGGGCCGGGCTGACGCCGGATCAGAAGGTTCTGCTCGTGCTTTCCGAACGCAAGCACGGACCGGTGATGATGGTGGGTGATGGGGTGAACGACGCCCCGGCACTCGCAGCGGCCGATGTCGGTGTGGCCATGGGTGCGCGTGGCGCCGCGGCGTCTGCCGAGGCGGCGGACGTCGTGCTGCTCGTCGACCGTATCGACCGGCTCGGGCCGGGGATCGAGATCGCGCGCGGTGCGCGCCGCATCGCTGTCGAAAGCGTTGTCGCCGGGATCGGCCTCTCGGTCATGGGCATGATCGCGGCGGCTTTCGGCTATCTCACCCCAGTGCAGGGGGCGCTGCTGCAGGAAGTCATCGATGTCGCCGTGATCCTGAACGCCCTCCGCGCGCTGCGCATCGCGCCCCATGAACCCACCATTCCTAATCCAAAGCCAGCCTCGGGCGGGCAAGCCGACAAACTCCAGGGAGCCACGCCATGA
- a CDS encoding FAD:protein FMN transferase, which translates to MSKMSTERARIALNGPTMGTRWSALFFAGPGLDPAPIRTALQATVDEVDGQMSTWKPDSDLMRLNAAPVGEWIALPARLAEVLRLGIKIGRISGGAFDIGMGDAVTAWGFGPKAAAPEGIRTAMKTPRRPADQALEFEGDRICKVAPIALDLNGIAKGYGVDRLAETLRDHGIADALVGIDGEMRAMGLRPDGEAWSIAVEAPDAERRTPHSILALQDAAVATSGDYRHWVEVQGRRLSHTMDPRRGAPLIASPASVTVMARTCAEADAWATALMVLGPDKGAELARKQRLDALFLVRNDIGNVRGVGVGRLFYEQPTAIASAEGK; encoded by the coding sequence ATGTCGAAGATGTCTACTGAGCGCGCGCGGATCGCCCTGAACGGGCCGACCATGGGCACGCGCTGGTCGGCGCTGTTCTTCGCAGGGCCCGGTCTCGACCCGGCGCCGATCCGCACGGCGCTACAGGCGACCGTGGACGAAGTGGACGGACAGATGTCGACCTGGAAGCCCGACAGCGACCTGATGCGGCTCAACGCGGCGCCGGTGGGCGAATGGATCGCGCTTCCCGCGCGGCTCGCCGAGGTGCTGCGCCTCGGCATAAAGATCGGGCGCATATCCGGCGGCGCGTTCGACATCGGCATGGGTGACGCGGTGACGGCCTGGGGTTTCGGGCCGAAGGCGGCCGCGCCCGAGGGCATCCGCACCGCGATGAAAACCCCGCGCCGCCCGGCGGATCAGGCTCTGGAGTTCGAAGGCGACCGCATCTGCAAGGTCGCTCCCATAGCGCTGGATCTGAACGGCATAGCCAAGGGCTACGGAGTGGACCGTCTGGCCGAAACCCTGCGCGATCACGGGATCGCCGACGCCCTCGTCGGGATCGATGGCGAGATGCGCGCGATGGGTCTCCGGCCTGACGGCGAAGCCTGGAGCATTGCGGTCGAGGCACCGGACGCGGAACGTCGGACGCCGCATTCGATCCTCGCGCTGCAGGATGCCGCCGTCGCCACCTCCGGCGATTATCGCCACTGGGTCGAGGTTCAGGGACGACGCCTGTCGCACACAATGGACCCGAGGCGCGGTGCGCCGCTGATTGCATCGCCGGCCTCCGTCACCGTCATGGCTCGAACCTGTGCCGAGGCCGATGCGTGGGCAACCGCGCTCATGGTGCTCGGGCCGGACAAAGGAGCCGAACTCGCAAGAAAACAACGGCTCGACGCCCTGTTTCTTGTGCGTAATGATATAGGAAACGTAAGGGGCGTAGGAGTCGGTCGACTTTTTTACGAACAGCCAACGGCAATCGCCTCAGCCGAGGGGAAATGA